In Streptomyces sp. NBC_01551, one DNA window encodes the following:
- a CDS encoding SAV2148 family HEPN domain-containing protein, protein MSSGGLELPPGDSGHEGGPADAAGGAPGGAPAGVPAGAVSLAPSSTGNVRTGAELDWGAEAWSEVRTRAQRAGRAYIWLNLVEQRLRAVVGAVLRPIYEPVHGQDDWVVAAAGPAGQEWVQRAVAVREVSRRKGYLLDPADDNVLSFLTLPQLRELMVQHWPCFEPYFDDRRDIELALDELEVTRNVVSRNRALSRAVLEQAERASARLLEVLGGGAGSPAADRLPIDAVEDLVGDRYADVISVHPDRVRLQRQLPAEDLFGGARRLDAIGIGLNLLVQNFSGRRLVRLTEAGCRVRLLFLNPASSAVKRRERELGLRKGELSRSVEMNILHVRRVRAGLKDPSRFDIHVFDETPRFTAYLVEGESSGIAVVQSYLRRARGMEAPVLVLRGGGGRGAAKDADHGLFPTYREEFESVWEDSRPVS, encoded by the coding sequence GTGAGCTCGGGAGGTCTGGAGCTGCCCCCTGGTGACAGCGGTCACGAGGGCGGCCCGGCTGATGCCGCAGGCGGGGCGCCGGGCGGCGCGCCCGCCGGGGTGCCGGCCGGGGCGGTGTCACTGGCCCCGTCGTCGACCGGGAACGTGCGCACCGGGGCCGAGCTGGACTGGGGCGCTGAGGCGTGGAGCGAGGTCCGCACCCGGGCCCAGCGCGCGGGCCGCGCGTACATCTGGCTGAATCTCGTCGAGCAGCGGCTGCGGGCCGTCGTCGGCGCGGTGCTGCGCCCGATCTACGAGCCGGTGCACGGGCAGGACGACTGGGTCGTCGCGGCAGCCGGGCCCGCCGGGCAGGAGTGGGTGCAGCGCGCCGTGGCGGTACGGGAGGTCAGCCGGCGCAAGGGCTACCTGCTGGACCCGGCCGACGACAACGTGCTGAGCTTCCTCACCCTGCCCCAGCTGCGGGAGCTGATGGTCCAGCACTGGCCCTGCTTCGAGCCGTACTTCGACGACCGGCGCGACATCGAGCTGGCGCTGGACGAGCTGGAGGTCACCCGGAACGTGGTCTCCCGCAACCGGGCCCTGTCACGGGCGGTGCTGGAGCAGGCCGAACGGGCCTCGGCACGGCTGCTGGAGGTCCTGGGCGGGGGCGCGGGCAGCCCGGCGGCGGACCGGCTGCCGATCGACGCCGTCGAGGACCTGGTGGGCGACCGGTACGCGGACGTCATCTCGGTCCACCCGGACCGGGTGCGGCTCCAGCGGCAGCTGCCGGCCGAGGACCTGTTCGGGGGCGCGCGGCGGCTCGACGCCATCGGCATAGGCCTCAACCTGCTGGTGCAGAACTTCTCGGGCCGAAGACTCGTCCGCCTCACGGAGGCGGGCTGCCGGGTGCGGCTGCTGTTCCTGAACCCGGCGAGCAGCGCCGTCAAGCGGCGCGAGCGGGAGCTGGGGCTGCGCAAGGGCGAGCTGAGCCGGTCGGTGGAGATGAACATCCTGCACGTGCGCCGGGTGCGGGCGGGGCTGAAGGACCCCTCGCGGTTCGACATCCACGTCTTCGACGAGACCCCGCGCTTCACCGCCTACCTGGTGGAGGGGGAGTCCTCGGGCATCGCGGTGGTCCAGTCGTACCTGCGGCGGGCGCGGGGCATGGAGGCCCCGGTGCTGGTCCTGCGCGGTGGCGGCGGGCGGGGCGCGGCGAAGGACGCGGACCACGGACTGTTCCCGACGTACCGGGAGGAATTCGAATCCGTGTGGGAGGACTCCCGCCCGGTGTCGTGA
- a CDS encoding 3'-5' exonuclease: MVAWHGGALVGFDLETTGTEPGESRIVTAAVVEVRGGEVRERRGWLADPGIPIPEQASAIHGISTARAVAEGRPVREVAEEVAAVLVEHWRRGAVVVAYNAAFDLTLLSAELARHGLPSLSDRLGGAETGPVVDPLTIDRAVDRYRRGKRTLEAVCGVYGVTLDDAHDAGADALAAVQVARAIADRHPEVAGLTPADLHDRQSAWHARWARDFQSYLRRQGTPDAVIDTAWPLRGLIPAAAAATA; encoded by the coding sequence ATGGTGGCGTGGCACGGGGGAGCGCTGGTCGGATTCGACCTGGAGACGACGGGGACGGAGCCGGGGGAGTCGCGGATCGTGACGGCCGCGGTGGTCGAGGTACGCGGCGGCGAGGTGCGCGAGCGGCGCGGCTGGCTCGCCGATCCGGGGATACCGATCCCGGAGCAGGCCTCGGCGATCCACGGGATCAGCACGGCTCGGGCCGTCGCGGAGGGCCGCCCGGTGCGGGAGGTCGCGGAGGAGGTGGCGGCCGTCCTGGTGGAGCACTGGCGGCGCGGCGCGGTGGTGGTCGCCTACAACGCGGCCTTCGACCTGACGCTGCTGTCCGCGGAGCTGGCCCGGCACGGGCTGCCGTCGCTGTCCGACCGGCTCGGCGGGGCCGAGACGGGGCCGGTGGTGGACCCGCTGACCATCGACCGGGCCGTGGACCGCTACCGGCGCGGCAAGCGCACGCTGGAGGCGGTGTGCGGGGTGTACGGGGTCACCCTGGACGACGCGCACGACGCCGGGGCGGACGCGCTGGCCGCGGTCCAGGTGGCCCGCGCGATAGCCGACCGCCACCCGGAGGTGGCCGGCCTCACCCCGGCCGACCTGCATGACCGCCAGAGCGCCTGGCACGCCCGCTGGGCCCGCGACTTCCAGTCCTACCTCCGCCGCCAGGGCACCCCGGACGCGGTGATCGACACCGCCTGGCCCCTTCGCGGCCTCATCCCGGCCGCGGCCGCGGCCACGGCCTGA
- a CDS encoding phosphotransferase enzyme family protein → MDEARARDVLTAAGLGPTERAALLALGENAVFAVGDLVVKVGREAALLERAERELAVAAWFADAGVPAVRAAEPKPRLVDGHPLTVWHRLPDAVRPAGPEDLAALLRRVHALPAPPFDLPPRDLLGGVERWLRLAGQAIDPADAAYLRERRDAYAGEVAGLTPHLPRGAIHGDALPRNVHVGPDGPVLVDLETVSADLREHDLVVMALSRDRYGLPAASYDAFATAYGWDVRTWAGCAVLRGARETASCAWVAQHAPTNPNALAEFRRRVTSLRDNTPETRWHAF, encoded by the coding sequence ATGGACGAGGCGCGGGCCAGGGACGTACTGACGGCGGCGGGGCTCGGCCCCACGGAGCGGGCCGCGCTGCTGGCCCTCGGCGAGAACGCCGTCTTCGCGGTCGGCGACCTGGTCGTGAAGGTGGGTCGGGAGGCGGCGCTGCTGGAGCGCGCCGAGCGGGAGCTGGCGGTCGCGGCCTGGTTCGCGGACGCCGGTGTCCCGGCCGTGCGCGCGGCCGAGCCGAAGCCGCGGCTGGTGGACGGGCACCCGCTGACGGTGTGGCACCGGCTGCCGGACGCGGTCCGCCCGGCCGGTCCGGAGGACCTCGCGGCGCTGCTGCGGCGCGTCCACGCGCTGCCCGCCCCGCCGTTCGACCTGCCACCGCGGGACCTGCTGGGCGGCGTCGAGCGCTGGCTGCGGCTGGCCGGCCAGGCCATCGACCCGGCGGACGCCGCCTACCTGCGCGAGCGGCGCGACGCGTACGCCGGCGAGGTGGCCGGCCTCACCCCGCACCTGCCCCGGGGCGCGATCCACGGCGACGCCCTTCCCCGCAACGTCCACGTGGGCCCGGACGGACCGGTGCTGGTCGACCTGGAGACCGTCTCGGCCGACCTGCGCGAGCACGACCTGGTGGTGATGGCCCTGTCCCGCGACCGCTACGGCCTGCCCGCCGCTTCCTACGACGCGTTCGCCACGGCCTACGGCTGGGACGTCCGCACCTGGGCAGGCTGCGCGGTCCTGCGCGGCGCCCGCGAAACGGCCAGCTGTGCCTGGGTCGCCCAACACGCCCCGACGAACCCCAACGCCCTGGCCGAATTCCGCCGCCGCGTCACCTCGCTCCGCGACAACACCCCCGAAACCCGCTGGCACGCCTTCTGA
- a CDS encoding carbohydrate ABC transporter permease, translating to MTSAVAAPARRRADHGAWFLVLPALVPILLLSVGPLLYGIALAFTDAQSGRTAAAQWTGVLNFQDLLHDRLFWESFRIGLLWAVGVTVPQFLLGLGLALLLNQNLRFRWLARSLAIIPWAMPEVVVAIMWRLVYHPDAGVLNETLSGLGLGGDTDWLSGLATALPAVILVGVWAGMPQTTVTLLAGLQNTPHELHEAAALDGAGAWRRFRAVTWPALRPVALSVSALNLIWNFNAFALVYVLTGGGPGGRTRLPMLFAYEEAFRYGQFGYAAAMGCVMVAVISVLLAGYLAGRLKGDDAR from the coding sequence GTGACCTCAGCCGTCGCGGCCCCGGCACGCCGGCGGGCCGATCACGGAGCCTGGTTCCTGGTCCTGCCGGCGCTCGTCCCGATCCTCCTCCTCAGCGTCGGCCCGCTGCTCTACGGCATCGCCCTCGCCTTCACCGACGCGCAGTCCGGCCGCACCGCCGCCGCCCAGTGGACCGGCGTGCTCAACTTCCAGGACCTGCTGCACGACCGGCTGTTCTGGGAGTCCTTCCGGATCGGCCTGCTCTGGGCGGTCGGCGTCACCGTGCCGCAGTTCCTGCTGGGCCTCGGCCTCGCCCTCCTGCTCAACCAGAACCTCCGCTTCCGCTGGCTGGCGCGGTCCCTCGCGATCATCCCGTGGGCCATGCCCGAGGTGGTCGTCGCCATCATGTGGCGCCTCGTCTACCACCCCGACGCGGGCGTCCTGAACGAGACCCTGTCCGGCCTCGGCCTCGGCGGCGACACCGACTGGCTCAGCGGGCTCGCCACCGCGCTCCCCGCCGTGATCCTCGTCGGCGTCTGGGCGGGTATGCCGCAGACCACCGTGACCCTGCTCGCCGGGCTCCAGAACACCCCGCACGAACTCCACGAGGCGGCCGCCCTCGACGGGGCGGGTGCCTGGCGCCGCTTCCGGGCCGTGACCTGGCCCGCGCTCAGGCCCGTCGCGCTGTCCGTCTCCGCGCTGAACCTCATCTGGAACTTCAACGCGTTCGCCCTGGTCTACGTCCTCACGGGCGGCGGGCCCGGCGGCCGCACCCGCCTGCCGATGCTCTTCGCCTACGAAGAGGCCTTCCGCTACGGCCAGTTCGGATACGCCGCCGCGATGGGCTGTGTGATGGTCGCCGTGATCTCCGTACTGCTCGCCGGGTACCTGGCCGGACGGCTGAAAGGAGACGACGCCCGATGA